The Candidatus Methylomirabilis sp. DNA window AAGCCCATCTCCGTCTTCTACCTGGGGATTCTGGCGACCTCGCGCGAGCGCCTGGAGGCGTGGCGCAAGTACCTCCCGGCGGGGGTGGTGGCCGCCGGCCGGGCGAACGGCCCGGAGGCAGGGAGGAGGTCGTGATGCCGCGGTCGCTTGGGCGCAGGGCGGGGATGCTCGTTCTCCTCATGCTCCTGGGGACGGGGGTCGCGTGGGCGCAGGAGACCGCGACGGGGGAGCCTGTGCCCGGGAGCTTCGAGCAGACGCTGGCGAACCTTCCGGTGGAGGCCCTCCACCAAGTCAAGACCGAGGACAACCTCCACCTGATCGCCGCCTACTACTACGGGGACGCGAGGCAGTGGCCCCGGGTGTACGGGGTGAACCGGAGCCTCATCGGCCGCAACCCGTCCGTCATCCACAGGGGCCAAATCTTCAAGATCCTCCTCCCGGCCGGCTGGGCCCCGCTGGAGCCCTACGACCACTTTCTGGCGCGGGTCCGGGCCACCGGCATCCCCGGTCTCACGGCCCCGACCGAGGCGGGCGGGGGAAGAGCCGCAGAAGCCGCCCCGCCCGCGGCTCCGGAGCCCCCGGCCGCCCCCGCCTCGGAACCCGCCGCGCCGAAGTCGTACTAGCCCTCCCGCCCGCCATCCAGCCCGCGCGAGTGCCGTGATACAATGCTCCGATGCGGGTTCTTGCCCGCTCCGACAGCCATGAGCCGCTTCAAACTCGTCTGCGAATACCAGCCGAAGGGGGACCAGCCCCGGGCCATCGAGCGCCTCACGGAGGGGATCCTGGGGGGGGAGAAACACCAGGTCCTCCTGGGGGTGACCGGGTCGGGGAAGACCTTCACCATGGCGAACGTCATCGCCAACGTGGAGCGTCCCACGCTCCTCATCGCCCACAACAAGACGCTCGCCGCCCAGCTCTTCAACGAGTTCCGGGGGTTCTTCCCCGAGAACGCGGTCGAGTTCTTCGTCTCCTACTACGACTACTACCAGCCGGAGGCCTACATCCCCAAGACCGACACCTACATCGAGAAGGACGCCCTGATCAACACGCACATCGACAAGCTCCGCCACTCGGCCACCCGCTCGCTCCTGGAGCGGCGCGATGTCATCATCATCGCCTCCGTCTCCTGCATCTACGGGCTCGGCTCCCCCGAGGCCTACTCCGGCATGATGGTCTTCCTGGAGGAGGCAGGCTTCTGCCAGCGGGACGAGATGCTCCGGAAGCTCGTGGAGATCCAGTACACCCGCAACGATCTGGACTTCAAGCGGGGGACCTTCCGGGTGCGGGGGGATACGGTGGAGATCTTCCCGGCCTACGCCGATACCGCCGTCCGGGCCGAGCTGTGGGGCGACACGGTGGAGGCTCTCTGGGAGATCGATCCCCTCACGGGGGACCGGCGGGAGCGCCTGCGGCAGATCCCCATCTACCCGGCCAACCACTACGTTACCCCGGAGGAGCACCGGCAGCGGGCGAGCACCGCGATCCTGGAGGAGCTGAAGGAGCGGGTGGCCTGGTTCGAGCGGCAGGGGAAGCTCCTGGAGGCGCAGCGCCTCGGCCAGCGGACTCACTTCGACCTGGAGATGATGCAAGAGCTCGGGTCCTGCAAGGGGATCGAGAACTACTCCCGCCACCTCACGGGCCGGAACGCGGGGGAGCCCCCGCCGACCCTGATGGACTACCTGCCCCGGGACGCCCTGGTCATCATTGACGAGTCGCACCAGACGGTCCCGCAGGTCCGGGGGATGTACCACGGGGACCGGTCCCGCAAGGAGACCCTGGTGGAGTACGGGTTCCGGCTCCCCTCCGCCCTGGACAACCGGCCCCTAAACTTCGTCGAGTTCGAGCGGGCGGTCAGCCAGGTGATCTACGTCTCGGCCACTCCCGGCCCCTACGAGCTGCAGAAGGTGCAGGGAAAGGTGGTGGAGCAGATCATCCGGCCGACCGGCCTGATCGACCCCCCCATCGGTGTCCGGCCCATCAAGGGGCAGATCGACGATCTGATGCACGAGATCCGGGAGCGGGCCGCCGCCGACCAGCGGGTCCTGGTCACGACCCTCACCAAGCGGATGGCGGAGGACCTGACCGACTACCTGGCCGAAGCCGGGATCCGGGTCCGGTACCTCCACTCGGACATCGACACCCTGGAGCGGAACGAGATCATCCGGGACCTGCGCCTCGGCAAGTTCGATGTCCTGGTGGGGATCAACCTGCTCCGGGAGGGCCTGGACATTCCCGAGGTCTCGCTGGTGGCGATCCTCGATGCCGACAAGGAGGGCTTCCTGCGGTCGAGCGGGTCGCTCATCCAGACGGCGGGGCGGGCCGCGCGGAACGTGGAGGGACGGGTCCTTCTCTACGCCGACGCCACCACCGGCTCCATGCGCGAGGCGATGGCCGAGACGGAGCGGCGCCGGGCCCTGCAGACCGCCTACAACCGGGAGCACGGCATCACCCCCGAGAGCATCACGAAAGGGATCCAGGACATCCTGGGCAGCATCTACGAGCGGGACTACTACACGGTGCCCAAGGAGCACGACCCGGCGGCCGACGCCTACGTCCCCCGGGAGAACCTGCCCGGGCTCATCGCTGCCCTGGAGAAGGAGATGAAGGCGGCGGCGAAGCGGCTGGAGTTCGAGCGGGCCGCCGAGCTCCGGGACCGGATCCGCCTCCTGGAGCGCCGCCGCCTGGGGATCCTCGACCCCGCCTGAGGCCCCCCGCACGCCCGGAGCCTGCCCGTGCCCGCGCCGCCGCCCGTCGTGGGGACCCTCCTCGCCTGGCTCAGCACCCTCCCCCTCTTCGCCCTGGCCCTCACCCTGGCCGCCGCCTTCCTCCTGGCCGCCGCCCTGGTCTTCTTCAGCGATTGGCCCGCCGGCCCCGGGGGAGGCCGCCTCGGGTGCACCATGCGGGCGGCCGGCTACCTCCTGATGGCCGCCTGCCTCATCGGCCTGGGGGGGCTCGCCCTCGTGGAGACGCGGGCCTTCCTCCTCGCCCTTTCCCTGTTCCTGGGGTTCGGATACCTGGTCTATACTCTGCGGGTCCGCCTGGAGAAGCGCACGCTTCCCTAGTCCGCCCGCCCGGAGAGGATCCCATGGCGACGCATCGGATTGCGGTCATCCCGGGGGACGGGATCGGGAAGGAGGTGATCGCGGAGGGCGTGAAGGTGCTCCGCGCCCTCGAGCGCCTGGAGCCGGGGCTTCGCCTCCACCTCACCCGCTTCGGCTGGAGCTGCGACTGGTACCGGAAGCACGGCGCGGTGATGCCGACCGACTGTCTCACGGTCCTGGCCCGCTTCGACGCGATCTACCTGGGGGCCATCGGGGATCCGGCGAACGTGCCCGACGTCATCGCCCAGCACGCCCTGCTGAGCCTCCGGAAGGGCCTGGACCAGTACGCTTGCGTCCGCCCCGCCCTCCTCCTGCCGGGGGTCCGCTCTCCCCTGGCCGGGAAGGCCCCGGGGGCGATCGACTTCATCGTCGTCCGGGAGAACACGGAGGGGGAGTACGCGGGAACGGGGGGGCGCCTGTACCGGGGGACGCCGAAGGAGGTAGCCGTGCAGACCTCCATCTTCACCCGGCTGGGGATCGAGCGGATCATCCGCTACGCGTTCGCCCTCGCCCGGCGCCGCAAGCGCCGGCGCCTCACCTCCGTCACCAAGTCGAACGTCCAACAGTACAGCATGGTCTTCTGGGACGAGGTCTTCTGGGCGGTGGCCCGGAAGTTTTCGGACGTGGAGGCCGAGTCCATGCTGGTGGATGCGGCGTGCATGAACTTCGTCCGGGCGCCGGAGCGCTTCGACGTGGTGGTCGCCTCCAACCAGTTCGGGGACATCCTGACCGACATCTCCGCCGCCATCGTGGGCAGCATGGGGCTGGCCCCCAGCGCCAATATCAACCCGAGCCGGGCGCTGCCCTCCATGTTCGAGCCGGTCCACGGGTCCGCGCCGGACATCGCCGGGAAGGGGATCGCCAACCCCCTGGCCGCCATCTTGGCCGCGGAGATGATGCTCGACTTCCTCGGGGAGCGGCGCGCGGCGCGGCGGATCCGGCGGGCGGCAGTGGCCCTTCTGGTGGAGGGGAAGGCCCTGCCGGCCGACCTGGGGGGACGGGCCTCCACGGCGGAGGTGGGAGGAGCGGTCGTGCGGCATCTCCGGCGCGCAGCCCGGGCCTAGCGGGACTCCAACGAATTGGAGCTATGGCTCACGCTCACACGGGGGTGCCGGGCCAAATGACGAGCATCACGAGGCCCGAGGGAGGAGGCGGCCGGAGGCGTACGCAGTTGGTACGTTGAGGACCGCCGACGACCGAGAACGATGTGAGGCGACGTCAGTTGGCCCGGCACTAGGGCAGGGCCACCACGGTCACCCTCTCGGTCCGCGGCCCCGGAGGCCGGAACAGGAGGGTGGCGTAGAAATGGCAGCGCGCGAAACCGGCGGCCCGGAGGACCGCGCGCAGCCGGGCAGGGGTGTAATGGCGCTGGTGATGCCGCTCGACCAGCGCCCGGTAGTGGCCATCCCGCCCTGCCAGGAGGATCGTGACGCTGCCGCGCCAGGAGGCGGAGCGCTCCCGGTAGCGCCCCTCCAGGAGGACGGCCCCGCCCGGCACGCGCTGGAAGACGGGGATGCCGTTCAGGAGGCGGCGGTAGGCATGCTGTGTGACCGCGTCGAAGATGAAGCAGCCCGCGGGCTCCAGGAGCCGGCGGGCGTTCCGGAAGAGGCGGAGGAGGCTCTGCTCCCGCGTCTGGTAGTTGACGACGTCGAAGGTGGCCAGGACAACCCCGAAGGTCTCCCCCCGCAGCAGCCCGGGAGTGGTGATATCGGCCCGCAGGTACCGGATCCTGTGCGCGCCCCCTCCCAGGCGCCGCGCCAGGCGGAGCATCGTGGGCGAGCGGTCTACCCCGGTCACCGTCTCGGCGATGCCCGCCCAGGGCCGCGTGCTCAGGCCGGTGCCGCACCCGAGGTCCAGGACCCGCCCGGCGGTAAAGCCGTGCCGGCGGGCCAGCGCGACGTTGTACCGCCCCCAGCGGGGCGGGTCCAGGTCCGCGCACCAGCGGTCATAGATGCGGGCAAAGGCCGTGTAGGCCGGATGCAGCAGGCCCCCCGTGGACTTCCGGCCTGCCCCGCGGCGGGGACGGGACGCTCTGTGGGAACCGGTGCTGACCATTCCCGTCGTTCCCTCTCCCCCCCGGACCGCCTGCCGTGGAGGACGTAGGGCGGGGCGGCGCCCGGAGTGGGGTTGCCCTCGTCCTCTGCTCGGCGGTCGGCTACGGCGCCATGTCGGTCCTGGCGAAAGTCGCCTACGCCGCCGGGGCGAACGTGGCGACGGTCCTGGCGACCCGCTTCGCCCTCGCCGCGGTCTGCCTCTGGAGCTGGCTCTTCCTGCGCCGGCGGCTCCGGCCCCTCCCGCCCCGGACCGTGGCGGCCCTGGCGGCGATGGGGGCCTGCTTCGTCGGGAATTCCGTCACGTTCTTCGGCGCCCTCGAGCACATCCCGGCGGCCACGGCGGCCCTCCTCCTTTATACGTACCCCGCCCTCGTGGCCCTGCAGGCGGCGGCGTTGCGCTGGGAGCCGCTGAGTCGGCGCATCCTCCTCGCCCTCGCGCTCGCGCTGCTGGGGTCCGCCCTCACCCTGGGGGTGGGGAGCGGTCCGCTTTCCCCGCGTGGGGTCGCGCTCGCCCTCGCCTCGGCGGCCATCTACTCCGTCTACGTGGTGGCGGGCAGCCGGGTGATGGGGGGCGTGCCGCCTGCCCTCGCCAGCGCCATCGTGATCACCTCGGCGGGCCTCATCGTCGGCGCCTGGACGATCCTGACCGGCCAGTTCCGCCCGGGCGTCGCCCCGGTCGGGTGGGCGGCCATCGTGATCATTGCCTTCGGCTCGACGGTGGTCGCGATCCAGGCCTTCCTGGCCGGCGTCGAGCGGATCGGGGCGGCCCGCGCAGCGATCCTGAGCACGGTCGAGCCCGTCGTCACCGTCCTGCTGGCGGCCCTCATCCTCGCGGAGCCGCTTACGGCTCCCCAGGGGCTCGGCGGCCTCTCCATCCTGGCGGCCGCCCTGCTCCTCCGAAGCCCGGGACGTCGTGAGGGGGGCCGAGGACGGCGCTGAGGACGGTCAGACGCGGAGGGGGGGCGGGACTCGTGGGCCCGGGCGGGCAGCCTTCAGGCGACCAGCTCCTCCCACGCCTCCCCCCGCCCCGAGGGGACCTGCAGGAGGATGGGCTTTCCCAGGAACGCCCGGAGGCGGAGGGCCAGGGGGCGCTCCTCGCCTTCGCGCACCTGGCAGAGGGGCTCCTCGCGCCCGTCCACCATCCGGACGGCGCAGAGGCCGCCGGCCGGCCGGATCAGCACTTGGGCAATCCGATCGAAGGGGATGACGCGGCGAGAAGGAAGCAGGTAGAGATAGCGCCGGTCGAGCGTGACCGCCTGGGAGCGCCGATCGATGACGACGATGGTGGTCTCTCCCGCCAGGCGCAGGAGCAGGACCCCGGCCACCAGCCCCGCCAGGCCGAGGGTCCAGAGGAGGGGATGGCCCGACAGGAGCTCCCGCCGGAACCAGAGGAAGAAGCCGAGGCTCCAGGCCGCCGCCCCGAAGAACGCGGCCGTGCCCAGGAGCCCGCCGGAGGCCAAGGTGAGGCGGTGGTCGCTCTCCCCGACCGCCTTCATCGCGACCAGGGCGTTCAACTCCCGCCGGATACTCCGCCACCAGTCCCGCATCCCGCCCCCTCTGCGGGAAAACCCACTCGATGCTAGCACCGGCCGCCCGGAGGGTCAACGCGCGCGAGAAGGCAAAAACCCTTTGACCGCCCGACCGCGTGGCGGTATCGTGTCGCTGCCCGGTCGCCCCAGGAGGGCAGAGTGCAGGACGAGTATCCCATCAAGCGGCGGTTCCCCCGCTTCACCGTCCTGGGGAAGGTGGAGGGGAAGATCGTCGCCTCCTACGAGGCGACCCTTGTGAACCTCAGCCTGGGTGGCGCTCTCGTCGAGCACTCCTCCATGGTCCGGCCCGGGAGCATGTCCCAGCTCATGCTCCCCTTCGGTCAGGGGGAGATCCTGGTCACCTGCCGGGTGGTTCGCTCGCACCTGAGCCGACGGGAAGCCCGAGGCAAGGAGTCCGTCCTCATCTACCAGACCGGCCTGGAGTTCCTCAACGCCCCCTCGGAGACGCTCGCCGCGCTGGAGGAGCTCATCGCCGCCGCCCGGCCGGGGGGCGGGACCCGCGGAAGCGCCACCGTCACCCTCCTCATGATGGAGCCCCCCGTCCCCCCTGCCTGAGGCTTCCCTCCGCCAGAAAGTGCGGGCAGGGCACGCCTGCGGCCTGCCGGTAGAGATCATCCAGGAACGCGCACACCAGGGAGGGCCCGCCTGCGGCCAGCTCGGCGGGGCCGCAGCGCCCCTCGTGGAGCAGGGTGTCGGCTGGGATCGCCGCCTCGCCCACCTCTCCATCCGGGTGAGGATCCAGCAGAAGCCCCGCCACCCGGTCCGTCGCGAGACCGGCCCGGCACCCGCCCGCGTAGCCCACCT harbors:
- the uvrB gene encoding excinuclease ABC subunit UvrB, translated to MSRFKLVCEYQPKGDQPRAIERLTEGILGGEKHQVLLGVTGSGKTFTMANVIANVERPTLLIAHNKTLAAQLFNEFRGFFPENAVEFFVSYYDYYQPEAYIPKTDTYIEKDALINTHIDKLRHSATRSLLERRDVIIIASVSCIYGLGSPEAYSGMMVFLEEAGFCQRDEMLRKLVEIQYTRNDLDFKRGTFRVRGDTVEIFPAYADTAVRAELWGDTVEALWEIDPLTGDRRERLRQIPIYPANHYVTPEEHRQRASTAILEELKERVAWFERQGKLLEAQRLGQRTHFDLEMMQELGSCKGIENYSRHLTGRNAGEPPPTLMDYLPRDALVIIDESHQTVPQVRGMYHGDRSRKETLVEYGFRLPSALDNRPLNFVEFERAVSQVIYVSATPGPYELQKVQGKVVEQIIRPTGLIDPPIGVRPIKGQIDDLMHEIRERAAADQRVLVTTLTKRMAEDLTDYLAEAGIRVRYLHSDIDTLERNEIIRDLRLGKFDVLVGINLLREGLDIPEVSLVAILDADKEGFLRSSGSLIQTAGRAARNVEGRVLLYADATTGSMREAMAETERRRALQTAYNREHGITPESITKGIQDILGSIYERDYYTVPKEHDPAADAYVPRENLPGLIAALEKEMKAAAKRLEFERAAELRDRIRLLERRRLGILDPA
- a CDS encoding tartrate dehydrogenase; the encoded protein is MATHRIAVIPGDGIGKEVIAEGVKVLRALERLEPGLRLHLTRFGWSCDWYRKHGAVMPTDCLTVLARFDAIYLGAIGDPANVPDVIAQHALLSLRKGLDQYACVRPALLLPGVRSPLAGKAPGAIDFIVVRENTEGEYAGTGGRLYRGTPKEVAVQTSIFTRLGIERIIRYAFALARRRKRRRLTSVTKSNVQQYSMVFWDEVFWAVARKFSDVEAESMLVDAACMNFVRAPERFDVVVASNQFGDILTDISAAIVGSMGLAPSANINPSRALPSMFEPVHGSAPDIAGKGIANPLAAILAAEMMLDFLGERRAARRIRRAAVALLVEGKALPADLGGRASTAEVGGAVVRHLRRAARA
- a CDS encoding methyltransferase domain-containing protein is translated as MVSTGSHRASRPRRGAGRKSTGGLLHPAYTAFARIYDRWCADLDPPRWGRYNVALARRHGFTAGRVLDLGCGTGLSTRPWAGIAETVTGVDRSPTMLRLARRLGGGAHRIRYLRADITTPGLLRGETFGVVLATFDVVNYQTREQSLLRLFRNARRLLEPAGCFIFDAVTQHAYRRLLNGIPVFQRVPGGAVLLEGRYRERSASWRGSVTILLAGRDGHYRALVERHHQRHYTPARLRAVLRAAGFARCHFYATLLFRPPGPRTERVTVVALP
- a CDS encoding DMT family transporter, producing MEDVGRGGARSGVALVLCSAVGYGAMSVLAKVAYAAGANVATVLATRFALAAVCLWSWLFLRRRLRPLPPRTVAALAAMGACFVGNSVTFFGALEHIPAATAALLLYTYPALVALQAAALRWEPLSRRILLALALALLGSALTLGVGSGPLSPRGVALALASAAIYSVYVVAGSRVMGGVPPALASAIVITSAGLIVGAWTILTGQFRPGVAPVGWAAIVIIAFGSTVVAIQAFLAGVERIGAARAAILSTVEPVVTVLLAALILAEPLTAPQGLGGLSILAAALLLRSPGRREGGRGRR
- a CDS encoding PilZ domain-containing protein, encoding MQDEYPIKRRFPRFTVLGKVEGKIVASYEATLVNLSLGGALVEHSSMVRPGSMSQLMLPFGQGEILVTCRVVRSHLSRREARGKESVLIYQTGLEFLNAPSETLAALEELIAAARPGGGTRGSATVTLLMMEPPVPPA